The bacterium genome includes the window AATCTCCCTACTTCAAGGATTCAAATCACCCGGATACATGCCGTAACCTCGGTAACGTTCCTGTTAACGGAACAGGTGGATTCACGGCAGACTTCAACTACGATGGAAATCTGGACATATTCCTGAACGCCCACCAATCAGGCAATCCATTCACAGGACAGTCTCCGATACTGTGGGGGCCTCACTACACAAACGTCACCTTCCTGCCTCACCAGGGTTACGATCATCACGGAGTCTTCCGCGAACCAGGCAACGTTTACGACCGCAGTTTCTCGGCCTGGTATTACTCGTCGGTGTTTGACTGCGGCGAAGACTATGACCGGCCCAAGGAAGGCTTGCTCGACTACATAGGATATGAGCCTACGGGGTCAAGGATAGCGTTCAGCATGCGTTCAGGACCCGATTCAATTCCCGATATCTATTGGTCTAAATGGTATCCTGTTGAGAACGGCTACGCTGATCCGCGCTCGTTGACCAGGCGCTACGTTCAGTACAGGGCGGAATTCAGCTATCAGCGGCCTTCATGGCTGCCGTGGCTTGAAGAGATAGGCATCTCATTCCGGGTTCTTAACTTCGGCTTGAAGCTCTGGCCGGACAGCGTTACATCGGCGTCTCCGACGAATTACGCCGACTACAAGTGCAAGCTATGGTATATGGGTGATAACCGAGATTCCTTCCATCTCAATATCCGGGAAGATGTTCTTAAGCCTGACTGGAGAATCGAATTCTGGGATACGCTTTACCTTGACACTATCCCCCACTTTATCAAATTAGACGGTAATATGCAGATTGGCAAGGATACCGCTTTCATCGCCAGGATTTTCGCCCCTCAGAACGCAATCGTAGGCGACTCGAATATCACTATCGTATGGACCAAGACCAGGTACTGCTCAAAGGACATGAAGGATTCAGTCATGCTGATAACCAGAGTGGCCGCCCCTGGCGTTCTGGAAACAAGAATAGTACAACCCGCTCATCTTGAGGCATCAACATTATCCAATACCGGCGTCATTAATTTCTTTATTCCTACAGGCGAAAAAGCTAAACTTGTTGTTTATGACGCTTCTGGCAGACGAATCTATGTAACCCAGATTCAAGGTTCGGGTCAAATTGAATGGTCAACGCCTTCCACGGCTTCAGGGCTTTATTTCGTAAGACTTGAAGGATCTTCTGAAACAATCGTCAAGAAGGTTGTTCTGACCAAGTAAAACAATCGTATAATGACTTAAGTACAAATTGATTAAGGATATCCTCCCGTGAAACAAGGGAGGATATCCTTATGAAAGGAGAAGAATAGGCATGCTCGTGTTATTTTTATTTACAGGAGCTCTTGAATGGACAGAAACAACGGCTGAAGATTTCATTTCCAATCTCGGTCATGACCCTATGCTTTACATCTCGCAAAGGGCTAATCTTGAAACCGTTCCGGGCTGCGTTGAGTTCTTTGCCAGATTCGACGTTAACAACGACGGCTACTATGACGTATTGGCCTCCGATGAAGGAGGCACAACCAGATATTTGAGGCTTTATAAAGGTTCCGCCAGCGGCTTCAATCCATCTGACTCAATTTATTATCGCATATCTTCGGGCGGCGGTGGCTGCGATCTTGCAGATCTCTCTCTTGACGGTTTTGCCGAATTGATTCATTCAGGATATTCAGCGAGACGTATAACTATATACTGGAACGACGGAATCAACGGTCCAAATCCGAATGATACTACCGTTCTTACGCCTCCGAACAACGGCGACCCTGAAACAGTCTACATCTACGACCTCGATAAGGATACTTATCTCGATGTCCTCGCGGCTGACGCTAGCTCGCATCAATTGATTGTATTTTGGGGATTCCCTACCGGGAATCCATCGCGGCCTGTCGGCTATTCGAGCGCCATAGTATCGTCCTTCAATCAAGGCGGCGGAGAACACAATATAGAAGTCGGCGACATAAACAAAGACGGATGGGGCGACATCATAGCGGGCGGCGACAATACGTCCCAGTACAATCACATATACTTTTGGGGTCCCTACAGGACACCGTCTGCAAGATGGGACATTCTTGGCGCTGGAGGTTCGAATCATGGTACGTCGATGGCGGACCTTAACAATGACGGATGGCTTGATATTGTTTTCACTCTCTCATACGCAGGCGGGGGACAGAAAGCCAGGGTATACTTCTACGACCCCGAGTCCGAATCCTATCCGTCAACAAAAACCATACTTCTGACACCCGGATCATGCTACGGAGGTTCAGCGGTTTGGGACTGGGGAGATACGAAGGGTAATCCCTTTCCTGATGGAAACCTTGATATAATATTTTTCAGGGCAGATCCGAACAACAGACGCCCGCCTGTGGTTTACTATAATCAAGGTGAAGAACCTTACTTCTGGGATTCCGACTCGACCACCAAAAATCTAGGCAACTCTAATATAGTTTGTTCTGGCGGCTTTGTAGCCGACTTCAACTACGACGGCTGGTGGGATATCTATCTTAACGCTTACGTAAATCATAAAGCCTCTTACATTCTTTATGGTCCTGATTACCGTATGCAGGACGCCGATTCAGTCCCGGTTAATGCCGATCACCATGGAGTGTTCCGCGAACCGGGCAATATCTATAATCGGAACTACACGGCTTGGTATGACTCCGATATATTCGACTGCGGCGAATACTATGACGGAGCAAAAAACGTAGAAGTCACATATGTCGCAAAAAAACCAGGAACATCTTCGATGGAATTCTACATGCGCTCTGGGCCGGATTCGGTTATCTCTTCAGGCTGGACGGACTGGTCTAAGGTTGAAAACGGACAATGCGACCCCCAGGCTTTGAGGTGGCGATACGTTCAGTACCGTGCTGAATTCTGCTATCCTAAACCAGCATA containing:
- a CDS encoding T9SS type A sorting domain-containing protein — encoded protein: MNALMFLLVLGALEWRETTFEDFRDGSTDPMMYTSHRAQYEVEPGCVEFYARWDADNNGFYDLFVAGRSSYGQKLFMGQSGASYDVGHTITYLDCQPYSGDASGGIDLADLNMDGYPEAIHSGGWYSPAAYLYWGTPTGPSPSNPTLLPMRTNYGNCHETAFVYDIDKDGYLDITVCGGTGTPSQNYTRIFWGDETFLYSVYTELPSGIGCQHNLEMADLDHDGWVDMIIPNYGTTNASIVHWSEGRNYSVETLSLSLLGGTSLHGLTIADFNKDELLDIVFTGYSNISKAVIFWGNEDGYSTANTLVLNAGQCYGGSSSMDIDSDGDLDIIFHRNGSSTTYPRLYLNLGESPYFKDSNHPDTCRNLGNVPVNGTGGFTADFNYDGNLDIFLNAHQSGNPFTGQSPILWGPHYTNVTFLPHQGYDHHGVFREPGNVYDRSFSAWYYSSVFDCGEDYDRPKEGLLDYIGYEPTGSRIAFSMRSGPDSIPDIYWSKWYPVENGYADPRSLTRRYVQYRAEFSYQRPSWLPWLEEIGISFRVLNFGLKLWPDSVTSASPTNYADYKCKLWYMGDNRDSFHLNIREDVLKPDWRIEFWDTLYLDTIPHFIKLDGNMQIGKDTAFIARIFAPQNAIVGDSNITIVWTKTRYCSKDMKDSVMLITRVAAPGVLETRIVQPAHLEASTLSNTGVINFFIPTGEKAKLVVYDASGRRIYVTQIQGSGQIEWSTPSTASGLYFVRLEGSSETIVKKVVLTK
- a CDS encoding T9SS type A sorting domain-containing protein, translating into MLVLFLFTGALEWTETTAEDFISNLGHDPMLYISQRANLETVPGCVEFFARFDVNNDGYYDVLASDEGGTTRYLRLYKGSASGFNPSDSIYYRISSGGGGCDLADLSLDGFAELIHSGYSARRITIYWNDGINGPNPNDTTVLTPPNNGDPETVYIYDLDKDTYLDVLAADASSHQLIVFWGFPTGNPSRPVGYSSAIVSSFNQGGGEHNIEVGDINKDGWGDIIAGGDNTSQYNHIYFWGPYRTPSARWDILGAGGSNHGTSMADLNNDGWLDIVFTLSYAGGGQKARVYFYDPESESYPSTKTILLTPGSCYGGSAVWDWGDTKGNPFPDGNLDIIFFRADPNNRRPPVVYYNQGEEPYFWDSDSTTKNLGNSNIVCSGGFVADFNYDGWWDIYLNAYVNHKASYILYGPDYRMQDADSVPVNADHHGVFREPGNIYNRNYTAWYDSDIFDCGEYYDGAKNVEVTYVAKKPGTSSMEFYMRSGPDSVISSGWTDWSKVENGQCDPQALRWRYVQYRAEFCYPKPAYLPWLEYVKFAFRPLDFKLKLWPDSIKTISASNYTDYYLQLYYRGDEHDSFHLSVREDIMKPGWRVEYWDTAYTDTIPRYIKMKPIIPNGDDTAFYARIYAPADAQVGDSNITLIRVKTRYCSREMRDSVMLISKVVAPGVIDSRLVRPEALTVESFSSKGLLSYALSPDEKGTIHVFDASGRLLYERDVTGSGTLEWSNPSTPSGLYFVRLERPSGIVVKKAVLTK